The genomic stretch AGACCTCCCTTAGTTTAAGGCAGTCCATTGAACCTGGAAATCCACATCCCATTTCACCTCATCCATCCCGGAAACTTTATCTGCGCTTTCCCTGTGCCGAGACCCCACTACTCGAGGAGATTTTACCTGTACTTCGTCAATACTCCGGCCCCAATCCCGTCCTTTTCTTTTTCGAAGAGGATAAAAAACTGGTACAAGGAAAACGCGAATTTTGGGTGAAGGATATAGAGGAATTAGTTCAAGACTTGTCAAACATACTAGGAGAAGGAAATGTTGCATGGAAGGCTAATTCCATGTAAATGCGATAGGAAAAGGAGCAGGACTAGTGCGTATTGCAATATATCCCGGAACATTTGACCCAGTGACCAATGGACATCTCGATATTCTTAAACGAGTTACAGCATTTTTCGATGAGGTCATCGTTGCGGTGGCTGTGGACAGCAATAAAGCCACCCTCTTTTCCTTGGAAGAGCGCATTAAGCTTTTAGAAACATCCACTGAAGATATGCCCCATGTGAAGGTAAAAGGTTTCGAGGGACTTACGGTTGAATTTGCCAGAGAATGGGGAGCTAGTGCTATCATACGTGGTCTGAGAGCTATGCAGGATTTTGAGTATGAATTCCAATTAGCTCTGATGAATAAAAAGCTGGCCAAGGATATTGAAACAATTTTTCTGATGACTCAAAGCGAATATTCTTTCATTAGCTCGAGCTCCATTAAATGGGTTGCAAGTTTAGATGGAAGTATCAGCGAATTTGTTCCCTCGAATGTGGAAGAAGCTATTTATGCGAAATATCATCAGGATGAAGAATAAGGCATATCTCATAGCATATATCCTGAATGAGTGACAATAGACAGGCTCGGTTGCAAGATATTTAGCCCTGTGTTATTATGAAAAATATTAGCTGGTCTCTAAATCTACACTTGATTTGCTCCTAACGGTATTTAACATATCCATAGATTAACGGGTATGTTTCTCTTTTTGAACAAGGAGGATTCGCCATGTGGACCGTTATCTATATTGCGCCTAATAAGGTAATTGCTGAAAAGTATAAAAAGTCTCTTAGTGACGAAGGAATGCTAGTACAACTTCGTCCCATTGGTTCTTCTCACTTAGGGGATCACGCTTCGGTCGAAATTTTAGTACCTGAGTCAGAAGCGGAAGAAGCCCATGAAATTATCACTAGCTATATGGGGAGCTAGACATGTTAAAAGATATATTCCGCAAAAAACGCAAATACGCAACACTTAGTTCACTCCCTCCTAAACCTGTAGCTGAAGGGGAGCGGGCTTATTCATCTGTGCCTGTCGAGCAAGGGTCTTCACGTAAGGAATTGCCTGATGGACTTTGGGCAAAATGCCCTAAATGTGGAGAAGTGCTGTTTAATAAAGATCTTGTTGAAAATCAGCGGGTTTGCGCCCAATGTAAGTATCATTTTCGGATTCCGGCTCGGGAAAGACTTAATCATCTCATTGACCCAGGGACCTTCGAGGAATGGGATAGTGAACTATTAACCATCAATCCTCTAGGGTTTCCTGAATATGAGCAAAAGCTGGAGGAAGCCCATAAAAAGTCCGATGTTTCAGAATCCGTCTTAACGGGAAAGGCTAGTATCGAAGGATTACCCGTGGTTCTGGCTTTCAATGAAGGGAATTTTATGATGGGTAGCATGGGTTCGGTGACCGGTGAAAAAATTACCCGAGCCATTGAACGAGCTATTGAATTACGCTGTCCAGTAATTATTTTTTCTACTTCCGGTGGTGCACGCATGCAAGAGGGTATCCTATCTTTGTATCAAATGGCTAAGACCAGTGCAGCTTTGGGCCGTTTGGCAAAAGAACGATTGCTCTATATTTCTGTATTGACTGACCCTACCTTTGGCGGAGTTACAGCTAGTTATGCTTCTTTAGGAGATATACATATTGCTGAACCGGGTGCTTTGATTGGCTTTACCGGTCCTCGAGTCATAAAACAAACTATGCGCAAGGAACTTCCAGAAGGGGCTCAAACTGCCGAATTCAATCAAGACCATGGACAGATTGATTGCGTGGTAGAGCGTGCCGAGATGCGTGCGACGCTAGGACGTTTATTACGCTATCATCAGGAAGGGGCAGGTTATGGCTCAACACTTTGATTTTGAAAAGCCAATTCTTGAGTTGGAGAAAAAAATCGCGGAGTTGCAGGATTTTTCCAAAGAGAAGGATATTAATCTTTCGCCGGAAGTTTCCAAACTCATGCGCAGACTTGTTCGCTTAAGGAAGGAAATCTACGGTAACCTGGAACCTTGGCAGAAGGTCCAGATTGCTCGCTATATGGAACGTCCAAATATCTATGATTATATCCCTTTGCTTTTTGAGGACTTTATCGAATTCAAAGGGGATCGACTTTATGCTGATGATCGCGCCATCGTGGGCGGGATTGCTACATTTCAAGGAATTCCGGTGACGGTGGTTGCCCATATCAAGGGTAAAGATACCAAGGAGAATATTCAGAGAAACTTTGGTATGCCTCATCCCGAAGGCTATCGTAAAGCCCTTCGCCTTATGGATCAAGCGGAGAAGTTCCACCGACCCATCCTAACCTTTATCGATACTCCCGGTGCCGCCTGTGATCTCGAGGCCGAAGAAAGAGGACAAGGGGAAGCTATTGCCCGTTGTTTACAGGCTATGGCCCACTATACGGTTCCTATTATCTGTACGGTTATCGGCGAAGGGGGTAGCGGCGGAGCTCTGGCTTTAGGGGTTGGGAATACCATCTTGATGCTGGAAAACTCTTTTTACTCGGTAATCGCCCCCGAGAGTTGTGCATCGATTCTATGGAAAGATCCAGGCAAAGCCCAAGAAGCGGCTTCTGCTTTAAAATTTACAGCCCAAGACCTCTTGGAACTGGGTATTGCTGATGGTATTATCAAGGAACCCTTGGGAGGTGCCCATCGGAGCGCAGAGCGCACTGCTGAGGAAATGAAGAAGGTCATCACCCAGGCGTTTGACGAGCTTCGCAAAGCTTCACCGGAGGAGCTCCAGGCTATGCGTTATGAGAAGCTGATGAATTATGGTAGATTTGCAGAGCAGGCTTGGGAGGAACAACTGACACCGGATACTCAAGATGCCCAAGATGCTCAGGACGATCAAGTTGTTCTATCAGAATCTCAACCTTATCCTGATGGTCAAGGTTCCCCTGATGTTTACCCTTCCGGTACTCCAGATGATGATAAGCTCTAAGAGCAATCGTTAGGTTTATTAGGTTTATTAGAAACAGTTTCATAGGTAAAGCCTTGACATGTTTTCCATGCTTATGCTATTATATTTAAGTCACCTGTTGCCGTGGTGACCTGCAGATGCAGTACGCGAGTGTGGCGGAACAGGCAGACGCGACGGTCTCAAAAACCGTTATCTTTACGGATGTGTCGGTTCGATTCCGACCACTCGCACCAACAAAGAATTAAAAAAGAGCCGCAAGGCTCTTTTTTGGTATATCGGATATCCGCACTGTTCAGGTACTCTAGGGCAGATAGCATTGAGCTGCAGGGGTTCGGCTTAGATAACGAAAATATCGGAGGAAGTTATTTGCATGCCAGCTAACATCGCCAAAGCGAAGGAAACACATTCTCCTTCAACAGAAGTAGCTCCTCTTACCTGGGAAAAACGCATCGCGCCGGCATTGATAATCATGGCCGGAGTATGCTGGGGAATTATCGGTTTATTCTCCAGAAATTTAGCGTGGGGTGGCTTAAGCTCAGTTCAGATTACGGCATCACGGTGTATTGTGACGGCTGTTTGCTTATCGGCTTTTCTGTTAATTAAGGATAGGGATAAGTTAAAGATCAATCTTAAAGATCTTTGGCTATTTCTGGGCACAGGAATCTGTAGCATTGTGTTCTTTAATATTTGCTACTTCACAGCGATAAAACTGGCTACCTTGTCGATAGCTTCTATTTTATTGTACACAGCACCCTGTTTTGTGATGATTATGTCGGCTGTTTTGTTTCGTGAACCCATCACCAAGCGCAAAATAGGAGCATTGATTTTAGCTTTTGGTGGGTGTGTACTGATTGCCGGTATAGTGGGGAACGGATCGTCCAATCTATCAGGGCTGGCAATACTAGTTGGTCTGGGGGCGGGGATTGGCTATGCTCTGTATAGCATTTTTGGGAGCATCGCCTTAAAAAAATATCACCCCTATACGGTCACGGCCTATACTTTTATTGTGGCGTCTCTCAGTCTATTGCCCTTTAGCAATAGCATGGACATCGCAGCGATTGCCTTACAGAATAGAAATGTCCTTATCAATGGACTGCTCTTAGGGGTGGTTTCTACCCTTATCCCCTTTTTGCTTTACACCAAAGGGCTGGAGCATATGGAGGCAGGAAAAGCCTCTGTGATGGCTTTTGTTGAACCCATGGTGGCTACCTTGGTAGGAATTTTGATATTTAAGGAACAACTTACCCTGCAAAATACCCTAGGTATCTTTCTCATCTTTTTATCCGTGCTCGTCCTAAATTGGCGAACCCGCCAAAAGACAGATACGTTATTAGGCTAGAATTAGGATGAGCTACATGGATTGATATTAATTCAAAACTATAAGGGGGATTATTATGAAGTGGGAATTCATCAACCATATGGAGAAAATTTATAATCTTCTGCAGGAGTTGGAGCAGGAAAAAAGTGATCGAGATTATCCCTTTGCCTGGGAGCGGGTCCATGCCACAAGTTGCGCTCAAGTGGGTAGGTTGCTAGCTCGAAAACGTGGAGCGGATTTGGAACTGGCTGCCTTGGTCTGCTCCCTTCATGATATCGGTCGGTGGTATACGGGACGACAAAAGGATCATGCAATTCATGGTGAAGAACCTGTGAGACGTTTTTTAGAGAGTTATTCTATAGCGGAAACAAGCAAAGAGGAAGTCATCCGTGCTGTCATCCATCATTCGGAGAAGGATAAGGTGGGCTCAGCCTTAGAAGAAATTGTCAAGGACGCAGATATTCTAGATTGCTATTTTCACGGGGATGAAGTCTCGAAACCTCATCATGTGGCTCGTCTGAAGAAGGTCATGGAGGAACTGGGACTTTAATTAGGCGTAATTGATAGACGAAGGTGGCTCGATGCTTGAGACTTGAATTAATGATCAGATCTCAGTATAATTTATACTAATTCCATAGACTAAATGCTTTCTAGGGTTCCGCAAACCATAGACGTTGGCCTGGTCCGAGAGAAAGCTCACAGTAATCTACTGTGTCACGGAGGGATAAAAGCCTGGGAGAAAAGCTGTAGTACAGTTTCTCTTAGGCTTTTCGTTTTTCTGAGGTAGAATTTTCAAAGGGGGTGCTTTGTAGTGAATAAATATTGGGTTAGATTGTTCGTTGCAGCCTTTTTGGAAATATTTTGGGTGATTGGCTTAGCACACTCCTATAACTTTTGGACTTGGACAGGAACAATTATGGCACTTCTTATCAGCAACTACTTATTGATTACTGCAGCACAAGTTCTACCAGCCGGCACCGCCTATGCAGCCTTTGTGGGCTTAGGAACGGCAGGAACTGTCATTTCGGAAATTCTCTTCTTTGGAGAACCTTTTAAATGGGAGAAAATTATTATAATTATACTTTTGCTAATGGGGGTAATCGGTCTAAAATCAGTCACAGACTGCAAAGAAGAGGAAGGAGCTGAATCGTGATGGCTTGGTTCTCATTGGTCTTAGCAGGTTTATTTGAGGCGTTTGGTGTTACTATGATGAATGAATTGCATAAAAAGAGAAATTGGCAAACAATTGTTTTGTTAGTTTTGGGTTTTGGGTTGAGTTTTACTTTATTAGGATATTCCTTAAAGTCTATCCCGATGGGGACGGGTTATGCGATTTGGACAGGAATTGGTGTCGTAGGGGGAACCTTAATCGGAATGATATTCTACGGTGAATCAAGAGACTGGAAAAGGTTGGCTTTTATAGCCATGATATTGTCTTCTGCAATTGGACTTAAGCTCGTTGCTTGAGTTTATTAGGTTTGGCAGGGCATCGCTAGGTATGGTATATTATATTCGGATAGAAAGGGGTTTTTATATGTCGAAAATCCTTATACTTGATGGAAATAGTCTGGCTAACCGAGCCTTTTATGCTTTACCTGTAATGACCACAGCCGATGGAAAGCCCACCAATGTGCTCCATGGCTTTATGACCATGCTCTTGCGGTTGCTTTTGGAACAAAAGCCGGATTATTGGGTAGTGGCTTTTGATAAAACCAAAGCTACCGTAAGAATCGAGCAATATGCGGAATACAAGGCCCAGCGGAAAGAAACGCCAGAGGCCCTTAAGCCACAATTTGATTTTTTAAAAGAGCTTTTAACTGACTTTTCGATGCCTATTTTGGAATGTGCAGATTATGAAGCCGATGATATCATCGCTACGGTTACATCCATGGCTGAGAAACGGGAATGGGAAGTGCAGATTTATACAGGGGATCGAGATGCTCTACAGTTGGTTTCTCCTTATACCACCGTCTATCTGACCCGTAAAGGAATCAGCGAGGTGGATGCTTACACAGAAGCTGCCCTCTATGAAAAATATCAACTCAGTCCAGCCCAAATCATCGATCTTAAGGGACTGATGGGGGATGCCTCCGATAATATCCCCGGTGTGCCCGGAGTCGGAGAAAAAACAGCTCTGAAGCTCTTATGGGAATATGCTAGTGTGGAAAATGTCTTAGAGAACATCGAAAAGATCTCAGGGAAGAAGCTTCAAGAGAATCTGCGCAATAACACGGACAAAGCCATCTTAAGTAAGAAGTTGGCTACTATGATTTATGATGTTCCTCTAGAGATTGATTTGGATAAATTTGCCTATCGTCGACCCGATGAAAAGATTTTTGCAGCGGCATTGGACAAGTATGTACTTAAAAGTGTGACTCGCATCTGGCAGGAGCATCATGGAGTAGGGGTAGAGAACAACAGCACCGCCCAGGAATCAACGTTTGAGCCTTGGCCGCTCCAGGAACTGACAACAGAAGAGTGGGTGCTCCATCTTCAGAAGTGGAACAACGAAAAGACACCACTTACCTTGGCTTATGCTAATACTGAAGGAAACTCCCACTGGGCTAATATCACGGGTTGGGGGATCGCGGTAGCTGGGGAGTCATTTACTTTGGCATGGACTGAAGTGGATCTGGAAGTGCGTAGAGCCTTCATCAATTTGCTTGAAGACCCTGATGTGCCGAAGCTTGTAGAAGACAGTAAGCTCCTTTACACCCTGCTTCTTAATGAAGAGATTACGATGCAGGGAGTTGCCATGGATATCAGCCTGGCGGCTTATTTAATCAACCCTACACGTTCGAAATTTAAATCCTTAGAGTTGGTGAAAGAGTACATTCCCGGAGTTACTGGATTCGAAAATCTAGGCGAAGAGGCATCGGCTTTAGCACAAGTAGTGGGCTCTTACAAAGAAACCTTAGAGGAGCTTGGTTTGAATGCCCTCCTTCATGAAATGGAGGAACCCCTAAGCCCTATCCTCGCTCAGATGGAAAAACAGGGGATTGCGGTGGATGTTCCTATGCTCGAGGAATTTGGACAGAACTTGTCCGGGGAGCTTAAACGCTTGGAAGAAGAGATATACAAGGATGCTGGGGAAACCTTCAATATTAACTCTCCGCAACAGTTGGGCCATATTCTCTTTGAGAAGCTAGGACTTCCTCCCATGAAAAAGACCAAAACCGGGTATTCAACCGATGCCGATACCCTAGAAGAATTACGGACTTCTCATCCGATGGTTGAGAAAATTTTAGATTACCGACAGTTGAGTAAACTCATGTCGACCTATGTCAATGGATTACTGGCACAGATTCGTGAGGGAAGAGTTCACACCACTTTCCAACAGACTGTTGCCGCCACAGGACGTTTATCCAGTACTGAGCCTAATCTGCAAAATATCCCGATCCGTCTGGAGCTTGGGCGGTTATTACGGAAAGTATTCAAGCCTACTCAAGAGGGTTGGGTGCTTTTGTCGGCGGACTATTCCCAAATCGAGCTGAGAATCCTTGCCCATTATTCCCAGGATGAAGTAATGAGTGAATCCTTCTTTTTGAATCAAGATGTTCATACTCGGACAGCTTCTGAAGTGTTTGGGGTTCCTATGGAAGAAGTGACTAAGGATATGCGTCGTAAAGCCAAGGCCGTTAATTTTGGTTTGGTTTATGGGTTGACGGAATTCGGCTTGGGCAGAGATTTAGGGGTACCTCGCAAGGAAGCAAAGGACTACATCGAGAAATACTTCCATCGTTATGAAGGAGTTAAACGCTACCTCGAAGAGATTGTTGTCAAAGCTAAAGAAGAAGCGCAGGTTCGCACCTTGCTCAATCGCTTACGTCGGATTCCTGAATTACGGCACCCCAACCGAGTGCAGCGTCAATTCGGTGAGCGGATCGCTATGAATACCCCCATTCAAGGAACAGCTGCAGATATTATGAAGTTAGCTATGCTAGGGGTAGCTCAAGCCATCGAGCCTTATCGAGCTCACCTTTTGTTGCAGGTTCACGATGAATTAGTCATTGAAGTGGCCCCGGAAGAGTTAGAAGTTGTAGCCAAAATTGTTCGTGAAGAGATGGAAAACGCTTTTCCTCTGTCAGTGCCGTTGACTGTGGAATGTAAGAGTGGTCCTAATTGGTATGATATGGAGAATTATTTCTTTGCAGAGGATCAGCAGGAGTAGGTTATACACGTAGTAGGATATTCAAGTAGAGAGATATTTAATGGGTTAAAGAATTTATAGATGCAAATGATTAATCTTTTAACATGAAGGTGTAAATTATGCCGGAATTACCGGAAGTAGAGACGATTCGCCGCAGCTTAAGTCTGCATGTTTTCAACCAGTGTATCAATGAGATTGAGGTTCGCTGGCCGGGCGCTGTGGAGGATTATGAGGGAAGAACCTTTGCTGAAACAGTCAAAGGGCTGAGGATTCAAAGTATCGAACGACGTGGGAAATATCTATTGTTTACTTTGGATGAAGGATGGTCCTTCATTGCCCATATGCGGATGACCGGACGCCTGGTATACCATACACAAAACCATGAACCAGAGAAACATACCCACGTCGTCTTAAAGCTTGACCAAGGGGAAATTCATTTCACCGATACGCGAAAGTTTGGCCGGTTACAGCTAGTAAGAACAGAGGAACGGCTCAACCAATCCTCCTTAGCTCGTTTGGGGCCGGAGCCATTAGAGGAAGATTTTACACCCGATGAGCTCGGAAAACGAATCGCCGCGCGAAAACTAGCGATCAAGGCAGCTTTATTGGATCAATCCTTAGTGGCGGGAATTGGGAATATCTACGCTGATGAGTCGTTGTTTAGGGCCGGGATTGCCCCTGAACGCTGTGCCAACACCCTGACTAATGAAGAAGTGGAGAGTCTCTATAGGGCAATCCGTGAAGTCCTTCAAGAAGGAATTGACGCCAAGGGTACCTCCTTTCGTGATTATCAGGATGCCAATGGTAATAAGGGAAACTTTCAAAAGGAGCTAAAGGTCTATGGCCGCGGAGGGGAAGCCTGTCGATGTTGCGGGCAACCGTTAGAAAGGATTCGACTTGGAGGCCGTTCCACAGTATTTTGTTCAAGCTGTCAGAAGTAGAAGTAAGCTATTCGACCCAAATAAAGGTGAATAAAGGGACCTGTCCTCATGATTCACCCATAAAAGGAGTTATTTAGATATGAGTATTCTTTACTGTCGGAATTGTGGGGTGGACGTTTCCGGTGAAGCCCTTTTTCGGCAAGTAACTTTTGCAGTAGAGAAAGGAGAAAAGGTAGGCCTGGTAGGGCCCAATGGGGCGGGTAAGACGACCCTGTTAAGGGCTTGCTTAGGAGAGCTTCGTCTGGAAAGCGGGGATGTCTTTCTTACGGGAACCTTGGGTTATCTTCCTCAGAATCCACTCATTGATGAGAACGGAACGGTCTGGTCCAGCATGCTGGAGGAACGGGCTGATTTAATCGATATGAGGGCCCAGCTCCATATTCTCGAAGAGCGTATGGCCCAGTCTGCTGATGAGAAGATTTTTGAACAGTATAGTGCCCTGACAGAACGTTTCGAGACCATGGGCGGATATGCCTTAGAGGCTCAGATTCGGAAAATACTCTCTGGGTTGGGGCTATCAAACGAGGTTAACCGCGCTATTCAACACTTAAGCGGTGGGCAAAAAACTCGGCTCGCTCTCAGTAAGCTCCTGCTGCGTTCTCCAGACTTTTTAGTATTAGATGAGCCTACAAATCATCTCGATATGGATGCTTTGGAGTGGCTGGAAGGGTTTTTGAAAGGGTATGCAGGGGCAATCTTGGTAGTTTCCCACGATCGCTACTTCCTTGATAATGTAGTCCAGAAAGTCCTTCACTTAGAAAACGGGAGCCTTCAGAGCTATTCGGGAAATTATTCAGAGTATGAGCTGCAAAGAGCTCTTGAAGAGATGACCTTGGCTAGGGAAGCAGATAAATTAAATAAAAAAATTGCACGAATAGAGGATTACATCCGCCGTAATAAGGCTGGTCAGAATTCCAAGCAAGCCCGGGGTAGAGAAACTCATCTGAATAAGATTAAG from Desulfitobacterium dichloroeliminans LMG P-21439 encodes the following:
- a CDS encoding DMT family transporter, which encodes MAWFSLVLAGLFEAFGVTMMNELHKKRNWQTIVLLVLGFGLSFTLLGYSLKSIPMGTGYAIWTGIGVVGGTLIGMIFYGESRDWKRLAFIAMILSSAIGLKLVA
- the mutM gene encoding bifunctional DNA-formamidopyrimidine glycosylase/DNA-(apurinic or apyrimidinic site) lyase, with the protein product MPELPEVETIRRSLSLHVFNQCINEIEVRWPGAVEDYEGRTFAETVKGLRIQSIERRGKYLLFTLDEGWSFIAHMRMTGRLVYHTQNHEPEKHTHVVLKLDQGEIHFTDTRKFGRLQLVRTEERLNQSSLARLGPEPLEEDFTPDELGKRIAARKLAIKAALLDQSLVAGIGNIYADESLFRAGIAPERCANTLTNEEVESLYRAIREVLQEGIDAKGTSFRDYQDANGNKGNFQKELKVYGRGGEACRCCGQPLERIRLGGRSTVFCSSCQK
- a CDS encoding HD domain-containing protein, coding for MKWEFINHMEKIYNLLQELEQEKSDRDYPFAWERVHATSCAQVGRLLARKRGADLELAALVCSLHDIGRWYTGRQKDHAIHGEEPVRRFLESYSIAETSKEEVIRAVIHHSEKDKVGSALEEIVKDADILDCYFHGDEVSKPHHVARLKKVMEELGL
- the polA gene encoding DNA polymerase I, encoding MSKILILDGNSLANRAFYALPVMTTADGKPTNVLHGFMTMLLRLLLEQKPDYWVVAFDKTKATVRIEQYAEYKAQRKETPEALKPQFDFLKELLTDFSMPILECADYEADDIIATVTSMAEKREWEVQIYTGDRDALQLVSPYTTVYLTRKGISEVDAYTEAALYEKYQLSPAQIIDLKGLMGDASDNIPGVPGVGEKTALKLLWEYASVENVLENIEKISGKKLQENLRNNTDKAILSKKLATMIYDVPLEIDLDKFAYRRPDEKIFAAALDKYVLKSVTRIWQEHHGVGVENNSTAQESTFEPWPLQELTTEEWVLHLQKWNNEKTPLTLAYANTEGNSHWANITGWGIAVAGESFTLAWTEVDLEVRRAFINLLEDPDVPKLVEDSKLLYTLLLNEEITMQGVAMDISLAAYLINPTRSKFKSLELVKEYIPGVTGFENLGEEASALAQVVGSYKETLEELGLNALLHEMEEPLSPILAQMEKQGIAVDVPMLEEFGQNLSGELKRLEEEIYKDAGETFNINSPQQLGHILFEKLGLPPMKKTKTGYSTDADTLEELRTSHPMVEKILDYRQLSKLMSTYVNGLLAQIREGRVHTTFQQTVAATGRLSSTEPNLQNIPIRLELGRLLRKVFKPTQEGWVLLSADYSQIELRILAHYSQDEVMSESFFLNQDVHTRTASEVFGVPMEEVTKDMRRKAKAVNFGLVYGLTEFGLGRDLGVPRKEAKDYIEKYFHRYEGVKRYLEEIVVKAKEEAQVRTLLNRLRRIPELRHPNRVQRQFGERIAMNTPIQGTAADIMKLAMLGVAQAIEPYRAHLLLQVHDELVIEVAPEELEVVAKIVREEMENAFPLSVPLTVECKSGPNWYDMENYFFAEDQQE
- the accD gene encoding acetyl-CoA carboxylase, carboxyltransferase subunit beta → MLKDIFRKKRKYATLSSLPPKPVAEGERAYSSVPVEQGSSRKELPDGLWAKCPKCGEVLFNKDLVENQRVCAQCKYHFRIPARERLNHLIDPGTFEEWDSELLTINPLGFPEYEQKLEEAHKKSDVSESVLTGKASIEGLPVVLAFNEGNFMMGSMGSVTGEKITRAIERAIELRCPVIIFSTSGGARMQEGILSLYQMAKTSAALGRLAKERLLYISVLTDPTFGGVTASYASLGDIHIAEPGALIGFTGPRVIKQTMRKELPEGAQTAEFNQDHGQIDCVVERAEMRATLGRLLRYHQEGAGYGSTL
- a CDS encoding DMT family transporter; its protein translation is MNKYWVRLFVAAFLEIFWVIGLAHSYNFWTWTGTIMALLISNYLLITAAQVLPAGTAYAAFVGLGTAGTVISEILFFGEPFKWEKIIIIILLLMGVIGLKSVTDCKEEEGAES
- a CDS encoding acetyl-CoA carboxylase carboxyltransferase subunit alpha, coding for MAQHFDFEKPILELEKKIAELQDFSKEKDINLSPEVSKLMRRLVRLRKEIYGNLEPWQKVQIARYMERPNIYDYIPLLFEDFIEFKGDRLYADDRAIVGGIATFQGIPVTVVAHIKGKDTKENIQRNFGMPHPEGYRKALRLMDQAEKFHRPILTFIDTPGAACDLEAEERGQGEAIARCLQAMAHYTVPIICTVIGEGGSGGALALGVGNTILMLENSFYSVIAPESCASILWKDPGKAQEAASALKFTAQDLLELGIADGIIKEPLGGAHRSAERTAEEMKKVITQAFDELRKASPEELQAMRYEKLMNYGRFAEQAWEEQLTPDTQDAQDAQDDQVVLSESQPYPDGQGSPDVYPSGTPDDDKL
- a CDS encoding DMT family transporter; amino-acid sequence: MPANIAKAKETHSPSTEVAPLTWEKRIAPALIIMAGVCWGIIGLFSRNLAWGGLSSVQITASRCIVTAVCLSAFLLIKDRDKLKINLKDLWLFLGTGICSIVFFNICYFTAIKLATLSIASILLYTAPCFVMIMSAVLFREPITKRKIGALILAFGGCVLIAGIVGNGSSNLSGLAILVGLGAGIGYALYSIFGSIALKKYHPYTVTAYTFIVASLSLLPFSNSMDIAAIALQNRNVLINGLLLGVVSTLIPFLLYTKGLEHMEAGKASVMAFVEPMVATLVGILIFKEQLTLQNTLGIFLIFLSVLVLNWRTRQKTDTLLG
- the coaD gene encoding pantetheine-phosphate adenylyltransferase, coding for MRIAIYPGTFDPVTNGHLDILKRVTAFFDEVIVAVAVDSNKATLFSLEERIKLLETSTEDMPHVKVKGFEGLTVEFAREWGASAIIRGLRAMQDFEYEFQLALMNKKLAKDIETIFLMTQSEYSFISSSSIKWVASLDGSISEFVPSNVEEAIYAKYHQDEE